One window from the genome of Nicotiana sylvestris chromosome 9, ASM39365v2, whole genome shotgun sequence encodes:
- the LOC138878190 gene encoding uncharacterized protein: MSIKLVVGGFTVNVVSVYAPQVGLDHEVKRQFWEDLEKVVHSILHFEKLFIGGDFNGHIEANARGYDGVHGGYGFGVRNDECTSLLDFANAFDLVIATSSFSKREEHLVIPSENLTTQHRLLVIDLEIKRSRRKRVVCRQPGIKLGNLTKDKAQEFGEILLAIRAWRSRGYTTGIWTTTSYCIREAAKDILWATKGYSRGHKGD, encoded by the exons ATGAGTATTAAGCTTGTAGTTGGAGGGTTTACTGTAAACGTGGTTAGCGTGTATGCCCCTCAGGTAGGATTGGATCACGAGGTCAAGAGGCAAttctgggaggatttggaaaaggtGGTGCATAGTATCCTGCACTTTGAGAAGCTTTTCATTGGAGGGGACTTCAATGGCCATATTGAGGCTAATGCTAGGGGCTATGATGGTGTGCATGGAGGGTATGGTTTTGGGGTTAGAAACGACGAATGTACCTCACTGTTGGATTTCGCTAATGCTTTTGACTTGGTGATAGCCACCTCGAGTTTCTCGAAGAGGGAAGAGCACCTG GTCATCCCGAGTGAGAACCTAACGACCCAACATAGGCTTCTGGTTATAGACCTGGAGATCAAGAGGAGTAGGAGGAAAAGGGTGGTGTGTAGGCAACCTGGGATCAAGTTGGGTAACTTGACTAAGGACAAAGCTCAGGAGTTTGGGGAGATATTATTGGCTATAAGGGCATGGAGGAGTAGAGGGTACACGACTGGGATATGGACCACAACATCATATTGCATTAGGGAAGCTGCTAAAGATATTTTATGGGCCACTAAGGGTTATTCTAGGGGTCATAAAGGGGACTAA